The proteins below come from a single Bacteroidales bacterium WCE2004 genomic window:
- a CDS encoding Short-chain dehydrogenase has product MKNLSLQDKVIIVTGASSGIGLASARQFGSEGARVVMAARSLDKLEALAPSVAPPDRVLCVKCDVTLEDDCRALVEAAVARFGRIDILVNNAGISMRAMFKDLDLQVIHRLMDVNFWGTVNCTKFALPYLLEAKGSVVGVISIAGYSALPARTGYSASKYAIRGFLDTIRIEHLKDGLNVLVFAPGYTASNVRNAALTADGSAQGETPLDEGSLMSAEECAKRLSRALHRRRSQVTLTLLGRATVLLHRLCPRLLDRLTYSYIAREAGSPFK; this is encoded by the coding sequence GTGAAGAATCTATCCCTGCAGGACAAGGTAATCATCGTGACGGGAGCCAGCTCGGGCATCGGACTGGCTTCCGCCCGTCAATTCGGCAGCGAGGGCGCGCGGGTCGTGATGGCCGCGCGCTCCCTCGACAAGCTGGAGGCGCTGGCCCCTTCGGTCGCGCCCCCGGACCGGGTCCTTTGCGTCAAATGCGATGTGACCCTCGAAGATGATTGCCGCGCCCTTGTAGAGGCCGCGGTTGCGCGTTTTGGCCGGATCGACATCCTGGTCAACAACGCCGGCATCTCGATGCGGGCGATGTTCAAGGACCTCGACCTGCAGGTGATCCACCGCCTGATGGACGTCAACTTCTGGGGCACGGTCAACTGCACCAAGTTCGCCCTCCCGTACCTGCTGGAGGCGAAAGGCTCCGTCGTGGGCGTCATCTCCATCGCCGGCTATTCCGCGCTGCCGGCGCGGACCGGCTACAGCGCCTCCAAATATGCCATCCGCGGCTTCCTGGACACGATCCGGATCGAGCATCTCAAGGACGGGCTCAACGTCCTCGTGTTCGCCCCGGGCTACACCGCGTCCAACGTCCGCAACGCGGCGCTCACCGCCGACGGCTCCGCCCAGGGCGAGACGCCGCTCGATGAGGGTAGCCTGATGAGCGCGGAGGAGTGCGCGAAGCGCCTTTCGCGCGCGCTGCACCGCCGCCGCTCGCAGGTCACGCTGACCCTGCTGGGCCGCGCGACCGTGCTGCTCCACCGGCTGTGTCCGCGCCTGCTGGACCGCCTGACCTACAGCTACATCGCCCGCGAGGCGGGCAGCCCTTTCAAATAG
- a CDS encoding glycine C-acetyltransferase, translating into MLDIFDRIERDSGGPIGQYFEQGFGYYMYPRLEGELGPHMIFNGTPVLNWSLNNYLGLANHPEVRKADAEAAAKWGLAYPMGARMMSGHTRYHEQLEQTFAKFEKKEDAFLYNFGYQGIVSTIDALTARHDVIVYDAECHACLLDGIRLHIGEKYKYRHNNIADCEKVLARACQVAEENGGGVLLITEGVFGMTGALGILDQIAALKKKYKFRILIDDAHGFGLLGEHGRGTSEQLGCMDDIDLYIGAFAKSMASIGGFVAGPHKIINYLRANMRSQMYAKSLPMPLVIGNMKRMEIIDSPEGDALRAKCWQITHAIQDGFKKEGFDIGEAQACVTPVHIFGGVAQATKMAKDLRENYKIFCSMVIYPVIPKGMIIFRIVSTAAHTMEDVEYTLKAFKEIKAKLDAGQYDGDDIAEMTIQ; encoded by the coding sequence ATGTTAGACATTTTCGACAGGATTGAACGCGACAGCGGCGGCCCCATCGGCCAGTATTTCGAGCAGGGCTTCGGCTACTACATGTATCCGCGCCTCGAAGGCGAGCTGGGCCCCCATATGATTTTCAACGGCACCCCGGTGCTCAACTGGAGCCTCAACAACTACCTCGGCCTGGCCAACCACCCGGAGGTCCGCAAGGCGGACGCGGAGGCGGCGGCCAAGTGGGGCCTCGCATATCCGATGGGCGCCCGCATGATGAGCGGCCACACCCGCTATCACGAGCAGCTCGAGCAGACCTTCGCCAAGTTTGAGAAGAAGGAAGACGCTTTCCTGTACAACTTCGGCTACCAGGGCATCGTGTCCACGATCGACGCGCTCACGGCGCGCCACGACGTCATCGTCTATGACGCCGAGTGCCACGCCTGCCTGCTGGACGGCATCCGCCTGCATATCGGCGAGAAGTACAAATACCGCCACAACAACATCGCCGACTGCGAGAAGGTCCTCGCCCGCGCCTGCCAGGTGGCGGAGGAGAACGGCGGCGGCGTGCTGCTGATCACCGAAGGCGTGTTCGGCATGACCGGCGCCCTCGGCATCCTGGACCAGATCGCCGCCCTCAAGAAGAAATACAAGTTCCGCATCCTGATCGACGACGCGCACGGCTTCGGCCTGCTCGGCGAGCACGGCCGCGGCACCTCCGAGCAGCTCGGCTGCATGGACGACATCGACCTCTACATCGGCGCCTTCGCCAAGTCGATGGCTTCGATCGGCGGCTTCGTCGCCGGCCCCCACAAGATCATCAACTACCTGCGGGCCAACATGCGTTCGCAGATGTACGCCAAGTCGCTCCCGATGCCGCTCGTGATCGGCAACATGAAGCGCATGGAGATCATCGACTCCCCGGAGGGCGATGCGCTCCGCGCCAAGTGCTGGCAGATCACCCACGCCATCCAGGACGGCTTCAAGAAGGAAGGATTCGACATCGGCGAGGCCCAGGCCTGCGTGACGCCGGTCCATATCTTCGGCGGCGTGGCCCAGGCCACCAAGATGGCCAAGGACCTGCGCGAGAACTACAAGATCTTCTGCTCGATGGTCATCTACCCGGTGATCCCGAAGGGCATGATCATCTTCCGCATCGTCTCCACGGCCGCCCACACGATGGAGGACGTGGAATACACCCTCAAGGCATTCAAGGAGATCAAGGCCAAGCTCGACGCCGGCCAGTACGACGGCGACGACATCGCCGAGATGACCATTCAGTAA
- a CDS encoding DNA gyrase subunit B, translating to MIEKEDMKLAEEQYSANSIQVLEGLEAVRKRPSMYIGDISERGLHHLVYEVVDNCIDEAMAGYCDSVDVRILEGNSIRVQDNGRGIPTGMHEKEHRSALEVVLTVLHAGGKFDKNSYKVSGGLHGVGVSCVNALSDSLVAEVHREGKVFKQNYSKGKPLGPVEVVGEASDTGTTITFHPDPTIFTQTTVYRYETLAARLRELAFLNKGIHIRLTDERELVDEFEVDAAGESKATGRQVYRSEMFYSEKGLSEFIEYLDAGAQTIIPQPICVNSDKIIPIDIALQYNNGYSEKIYSYVNNIHTIEGGTHLQGFKMGLSRSLKQYAEKNKLLDKFKGDLAPEDFREGLTAVISVKVAEPQFEGQTKTKLGNPEATSAVSQATAAAMDIYLEENPKFAKTIIDKIVLAATARAAARKAREMVQRKSPLGGAGMPGKLADCSERDPEKCELFLVEGDSAGGTAKQGRDRKTQAILPLRGKILNVEKASGDRAFDSEEIRNIYTALGVTVAMEDETGEKHMDLSKLRYHKVVIMTDADVDGSHIACLILTFFFRYMFDLIKNGYVYLATPPLYLVKKGKEEVYCWTEEQREEAAQRLGKGSDKGYTVQRYKGLGEMSDVQLWETTMDPARRRLRKITIDNAAAAERTFSMLMGDDVPPRRQFIEENAHYANIDA from the coding sequence ATGATTGAAAAAGAAGATATGAAGCTCGCGGAAGAGCAGTATTCCGCAAACAGTATTCAGGTGCTCGAAGGCCTCGAGGCCGTGCGCAAGCGCCCTTCGATGTATATCGGCGACATTTCCGAGCGCGGTCTGCACCACCTGGTCTACGAGGTGGTCGACAACTGTATCGACGAAGCGATGGCGGGCTACTGCGACTCCGTCGACGTCCGTATCCTGGAGGGCAATTCCATCCGCGTGCAGGACAACGGCCGCGGTATCCCGACGGGCATGCACGAGAAGGAGCACCGCTCCGCCCTGGAGGTCGTCCTGACGGTCCTCCACGCCGGCGGCAAGTTTGACAAGAACAGCTACAAGGTCTCCGGCGGTCTGCACGGCGTGGGCGTGTCCTGCGTCAACGCCCTGTCCGACTCGCTGGTTGCCGAAGTGCACCGCGAGGGCAAGGTCTTCAAGCAGAACTATTCCAAGGGCAAGCCCCTGGGGCCTGTCGAGGTCGTCGGCGAGGCATCCGACACCGGCACCACCATCACCTTCCATCCGGACCCGACCATCTTCACCCAGACCACGGTCTACCGCTACGAGACCCTGGCCGCGCGTCTGCGCGAGTTGGCTTTCCTCAACAAGGGCATCCACATCCGCCTGACCGACGAGCGCGAGCTCGTGGACGAGTTCGAGGTTGACGCCGCCGGCGAGTCCAAGGCCACCGGCCGCCAGGTCTACCGCAGCGAGATGTTCTATTCCGAGAAGGGCCTGAGCGAATTCATCGAGTATCTCGACGCCGGCGCCCAGACCATCATCCCGCAGCCGATCTGTGTCAACTCCGACAAGATCATCCCGATCGACATCGCGCTGCAGTACAACAACGGCTATTCCGAGAAGATTTACTCCTACGTCAACAATATCCATACGATCGAGGGCGGTACGCACCTGCAGGGCTTCAAGATGGGCCTCAGCCGCTCCCTGAAGCAGTATGCCGAGAAGAACAAGCTCCTGGACAAGTTCAAGGGCGACCTCGCCCCGGAGGACTTCCGCGAGGGCCTCACGGCCGTGATCTCCGTCAAGGTGGCGGAGCCGCAGTTCGAGGGCCAGACCAAGACCAAGCTCGGCAACCCGGAGGCCACGTCCGCCGTGTCGCAGGCCACCGCCGCCGCGATGGATATCTATCTGGAGGAGAACCCCAAGTTCGCCAAGACCATCATCGACAAGATCGTGCTGGCCGCGACGGCCCGCGCCGCCGCCCGCAAGGCGCGCGAGATGGTGCAGCGCAAGTCGCCCCTCGGCGGCGCCGGCATGCCCGGCAAGCTGGCGGACTGCTCCGAGCGCGACCCGGAGAAGTGCGAGCTCTTCCTCGTGGAGGGTGATTCCGCAGGCGGTACGGCCAAGCAGGGCCGCGACCGCAAGACGCAGGCCATCCTCCCGCTCCGAGGCAAGATCCTCAACGTCGAGAAGGCCTCCGGCGACCGCGCTTTCGACTCCGAGGAGATCCGCAACATCTACACTGCCCTCGGTGTGACCGTGGCGATGGAGGACGAGACCGGCGAGAAGCACATGGACCTGAGCAAACTCCGCTACCACAAGGTGGTCATCATGACCGATGCCGATGTGGACGGTTCGCACATCGCCTGCCTGATCCTGACCTTCTTCTTCCGCTATATGTTCGACCTGATCAAGAACGGCTACGTCTACCTTGCGACCCCGCCGCTCTACCTGGTCAAGAAGGGCAAGGAGGAGGTCTACTGCTGGACCGAGGAGCAGCGCGAAGAGGCCGCCCAGCGCCTCGGCAAGGGCAGCGACAAGGGCTACACGGTGCAGCGCTACAAAGGTCTCGGTGAGATGTCCGACGTCCAGCTGTGGGAGACCACCATGGACCCGGCCCGCCGCCGTCTGCGCAAGATCACCATCGACAACGCCGCCGCCGCGGAGCGCACGTTCTCGATGCTGATGGGCGACGATGTCCCGCCCCGCCGGCAGTTCATCGAGGAGAACGCACACTACGCCAACATCGACGCATAA